The Juglans regia cultivar Chandler chromosome 1, Walnut 2.0, whole genome shotgun sequence nucleotide sequence GCTGGCCTTAAAAATTATCCTACTGTTTTGAAGGCTTCACATGCAGATCTACCAACCAAATTATTTGTATCGATGCTTACTTAGTCTGGCTTTCATGTCTACATCAGGCTAACTTCTTTGCTTCATTTTTACTAAatctgaaaaatacaaaaccagaAACCATGGTTGCCTTCATCTCTCCTCGCTACTCTTTCAAGTCACCCACACACATGACCTCGTGTCTCTATCTTTGGTCTTCAATCACAAACTCGTATATAGCAGCATTTGCATTGGATCCAGTAGCCCTCTTCACCAAGCTAGATTTTAAGTCAGTATTTTCAACCACCTTTCTATTTCCTGATCTCCAGTAACAAACCGATAAACAATCAATTCACTGTCTCCTCCTCTCCCTCAAGCTCTCCTTTCCCCACCTCCAATTAAGACTAAATTTTCGGCATATAGTGCCACCTACCTATAACTTCAAGAACACCATTATAtcatctctcttctctccctctttcttccCACTCTCAGAAGGAAATTCGAGACCATCAAAAAACCATGAAGTCCAAAACTCATTTGTCCGTTAATCTCAAGCTCATcctcctctgttttttctttctcatcctcctcctcttgATAGTAACATCAAGCTTTTCACCTTCCCAGCCACCCATTGCAGAAACCCGCCTCTCAAACTCAACAAAGCCCACCCAAGAACCACAATCAACAGCATCATCAGCATGCTCATCTCACCTCACACCATCTTGCAGCAAGATCCCAACTTCCCTAGCCAACGCTCTCATCCACTATGCAACAACCAACATCACCCCGCAGCAAACCTTGAAGGAAATCTCGGTATCGGCACGAGTCCTTGCAAAGAAATCACCATGCAACTTCTTAGTCTTTGGCCTCGGCCATGACAGCCTCATGTGGACCGGACTCAACCACGGAGGTCGCACGGTTTTCCTTGAAGAAGATGAGTCCTGGATCGGGCAAATCCAACAACGTTTACCAACATTAGAATCGTACCATGTAGTATACGACACCAAGGTTCACCAGGCTGACGAGCTCATGAAGCTTGGAATGCACGAAGAATGCAAAGCTGTGAGTGATCCGAGATTCTCCAAGTGCCAACTTTCCCTCAAAGGATTCCCAAATGATATTTATGACATAGAGTGGGACTTGATCATGGTGGATGCGCCAACCGGGTATCATGATGATGCGCCGGGGAGGATGAGTGCCATATACACGGCTGGGTTGATGGCTAGGAACAAAGAGGAGGGCGAGACCGATGTGTTTGTTCATGATGTAGATAGAGTGGTGGAGGACAAGTTCTCTAAAGCTTTTCTTTGTGAAGGGTACTTGAGGGAACAAGAAGGAAGGATTAGGCACTTCAACATTCCAAGTTACAGGGCTCGCCTGGATAGACCCTTTTGCCCGTAGAGGTTTCATTCATCATTTGTCCATTttaactcttttgttttttcctatAATACTTGTTTGCTCATAGATACATCACTCGAGGGAGTTGGATCTGGGAGTTTCGCTTtaatatgtgtatgtatgtattatcgGTTGTTACTAATTTTCTCAACTGGATGAGTTGTTCTGCATTATTGAGATTTACAGAAATTGTCTATTGCTTTCCTCGACCAATTACGACTGGGCCATAAGCATTGCCAATGCGGGTGATCCTAGATCTTCATAAACACAGCGAATTTGGGTGAAAATGCTTTTTACTGGGCATCGCTCATCTCTCTCTGTGGAAATGTTGCCGATAATAAGTCCACCTTAGCACCCCCATGCAGTTTGGTAGATGGTACAGTCATTCCTGTAAAATCGGTTCTTTTGCCGATAATAAGTCCACCTTAGAAAGTGTTGCATGTTGTAAAAGGTGTCGTTTTTATGAACAGAAATGAAATGCATGCCCAGTACTGCCCGGTGACTGTGAGAAAAGTATATTTGACGTTCATGTGAACAATTATTAAAGTCTTTATGTTTGCCATTGTATATCGATTACGACAAACAACCACTAGTCTGTGACTGTCGTGGAAAGGTATTTACcaaatcatcatcattttaGTCGAAAAAATCGCAAACGACAATGATAGATTGAAACAAAAAGGCTAGGTGTAGGTCTTGATCATGTCCCTTTTTCACCGGGGTTTTACCAAAGCTATTCCATGACGATGATTTTTATTGAGtaatataattctttatttatagttatttaatcgatgtaatatattttaaacgattatttacataaaaatcaatatttttctttataaattttgataGGATCAAGTGCCAATCACCATATGTTTTTTCCGGGAAAGATTGAAAGACAAAGTTATGGCATTTATACAATTTCACTTCGCGCCGTAATATTTGTTTCCAAGttgtaaaattttgttttgcGATATATTACGACCAAAGTTGTGGCCGCTATACAGTTTCACATCGCGGTAATAAAACAAGAAGCGGAATAAGAGTTTATGCCCGACTGGAATAGGATTAACCTGCCAATCGGGTATTGTAACATAAACAGTTACACGAAAACTCTGACCCACAAACAGAGCATGTAAGCCCACGTATCTACTGGAAACCTTATCGGTTCTCTCACCCGCAGACAAGTGAGAATTTGAGCGGCTTCTCACTTTCTCTGTATCGGAGACAGTAATCGTGTGATCGATAGTCTGTGatagtaaatttcaatacaataatGGGGAGGGCGAAGAGGGAGTTGATGTCGTCGGCACCGTGGAGGGGCGAAGAGGAGGCTGCCGAGGAGTTTCGGGACGCAAAGCTCAAAGTCACGAAGCAGCCTGGAGCCGAACCGGTGATGCACGTCCCTCGAAGAAAGAACGACAAGTCCAAACGCCACGACCTTGAAGATGATGATTCCCTTGTCGAGATTGACCCCCAGCTCCGCTACAGCTTTCAGCGTAATTATCAGGTATCTCTTTGATAGTTGCTTTTCTGTtggaatttattaataaattcggGTACTTTCGTGCGGTCGTCAAAGGATGTTATATCTTTTTGCTTACGCTATCGGGAGAGTTCTTGATTACTTGCTTGAAAATGGGTATCTTTGGTTACCGAATTCATAGACTATTGATTACTTGCTTGCCGCTGCTGAAAGTAGATATCTTTTTATCATATGAGGAGACCCTTCTGCAGACTATGTAGTTCAtagttcattatttttaaatatcagctAAATATGAACAATCAATATTGGGGATAACTCTGAATTCCCGATACTCATCCCgattggtttttatttttctttctcctttcatGCGAATGCTAATCCCTAGAGCTTTGctggtttttcttttaggaactgGCCATTTTGTGCTTTCCAGAGGGCAGCACAAATCTTAAACTTACAGGGTAGAATGCTTGTTAGTGTATATTACTGTAAGGGTCTATCATCTGCAAAGATTTAGACCAGGTTCACCGTCAAGCCATGATCTTATCATGTTCTGAAGGCATAAAATGTGTTGTTTTTCCTGCGttcaatttgattttagaaattaTGCGCTTTTGTGTTTCTTCAGgcagaatatttttttgatactCTAGATGGTTAATTCAAGTTAATGAGTAAAGGCATGTCAATAGGATATATATCAATTACTTCTTATGTAGTctaaacattttatgttatgtttttctATCAATTGATACTTTTATAGCTTTTCAGGGGCTAGCTGCTTGAAGTATGCAGCTTTACACATTTCTTTTTGCTTGGTGATGGAAaatattctactcatcatttgcATCTGCTTTCTTTAAATAGTTTTGTGCCTGAATATGGTCTTACTTCAGTTTGACATGAATACTCTTGTTTATACAGTTTCTTCAACGGGTATTCAGCATTGACACCGTTGTGAAACCTCTTCCACCTGCCATGGCCTATAATATCTCCCGCAACTTGAGCTTCTTCACGCGCATTTTCACGCAGTTCTTTGGTAAGTGGATTTCCATGTGCATTTCTCAGTAGTAAGATGGAAATAGTTTAATTTATCTTGTACAATACAACATTTTCAACCTTTTAGTTCGAAggattcttattattatttttccttttcagttaCAAATATTTACCATTTATGTTTCCCCCACCCTCTGGCCAAATCTTTTATCTTTCACTGCACCTAGAGTTATGGACTTTTGGTATTTCTGCATCATAACAAGTATGCTTGTGgaagtaatataattatttttaatggcATCTACTCCTTTATCTGTTCGAAGGACTGAAGTATAAATTCAGGTAgatggttctctctctctctctctctcacacacacacacataaatatataataaaagaattagCTAACAAGACGTAAAAAGAACTGGTACAGAGATCTTCAATGTCCACTCAAGGTACCTTATCTCATCAAACTTTTAAGCTCAGTATTTGTTGAGGTTACACCCAAACCAAAATTTTGGTTATTATCCTTTAAAAAGGGAGCTAATCTCGGTCTCATGATTGCACACAAGTTCATTGAAAGTCTGAAGGATTAGGTCTTGTGATCAAGCCCTTGACATTTTCTTATtccatattattaattttaagtatgCTGCAACAGTTTATGAAAATCATTGCATTGCAGATCCAGAAGGCATTGAAAAAGCCCAGAAATCACTTGGGATAGGACAGGAAGAAAAAGCTCGCCGTGTTCGATGAAGAGGGGGGGGAGTCAAGCAAGGCAGTTGAGGGCATGTAGTTTAACTCATGGTTTCTGACAGTGtcaataattgttttacaaataaaaatggaTGATGTGATTTTACAGGACGAATTGTAATTTGATAATCATAGActggaaaattttgatttgttaTGTGGTAATGGTGTAGTGGAATAGTCGAttatgtgatttcatttgagCCAAGGCTTAACGCATCgaaaattatagtatattgaTTGATTTTTCGGTACCTTATTCACACCACTTAGTGGCACATATACTGATATACATACAGAAAGTTGCAAGTAAAACTACTTTGAGACTAAAAAGTAAAATGCATTTGAAATCTAATCCTATATTCTATACCACAtctacttatccaaaaaaatattctatatcaCATCTAAAAGTTACGCAATTGCCTTATTTGTAATGACTGATAATTGATGCGGCTGAATGGTTTTATTCAGGAGAACCTCCACGCCAGTGACCTGATTCCTTCATTCCACAATCTGATAGAAATTTCTGGTAATCCTGTTCGAGCTTGTTGTAAGCATGTGACATCTCTTCGAAAGAAACTTGAGATTGAGCCTCTGAATGGTTCTGCAAAATGTTTCCAAACAAACCAGCACTATAagaaactaatataatatacttcctgtgtacatgagCTTTGCCTAGTTTTGATCAACggaatttcttacttataaaaaaaagaaactaatatATTTCTGTCTACCGATGCAATATTTGGTGCTTCAATGTGAGAGTCTCATTTGACTTGTACGGTCTAACAAAACACCTAAATTTCATTTTGGTACTGAAAAGGTGTAAAAGAATTGAAGATTGTGAACGCCACAACCAGTGAAACTGCAAAAATGCTTATAAGATTCTCAAGCTCTGCACCTAGAAAGGCAATAAAAGCTTCACGCTCAATATAGCATATCAACCGAACTATTGATCATAGATGTGTTAGAAACATCATGTTCAATATATTTGACTAACAAGTTAATCTTGGCTGGTCTACGCCTGACAGGCAAATAATAGTCTACAAAATCCAGCAGGaaccttcttttctttttctttttttcaaatctcattaaTCTGGTGAACAAATTATAATCAAAAGATGAAATCTATATAACCCAACAAAATAGTGGTACTAACTCAGCAAAAAGTTTTGGAGGGCTCTATATGAGCACCATTACACTCAGACCATAATTTAGTCAATGAAGCCAAAGTATCATTCAGAACTTAAATTAACTGCTTACGTTGGAATGTGGACTTAACTCGGCATCCACTGAATCTATTTCTTCTATGTCACTGAGCACAGATTTCCACCGCATGCTTCTGCACCTATGATGCTGGCACTCTGATTCACTTGCAACTTCATCTTTCAACTCTCCAGCAACTCTAGTGTGAAAGGCATCCAGTATGAGTCTAATGCAAAATGCTACAAGAGGAACCAGAACTAGAAAATAACCAGTGGTTTTAGCCTGAGAATGAAATGCACAAGCATGTTGAGGTCACCAGTAATGTTTAGACAAACGTCATTAACTTATGGATGATAACAGTATAAACCTATTGAACATAGAAAGATTGAACTATCGAATTGAGGCTGCAAAATTTTAGAAGACATACTTACATGTGGTAAATAATGAGAGGATAGCACATTGAAACTCCTCTGCTCTAGAAGTCCATCCAAGATATTCAAAGATCCTAAATGATTTTCTCGTAGTTTGAGGCCCCGTAACC carries:
- the LOC109012350 gene encoding glucuronoxylan 4-O-methyltransferase 1-like; this encodes MKSKTHLSVNLKLILLCFFFLILLLLIVTSSFSPSQPPIAETRLSNSTKPTQEPQSTASSACSSHLTPSCSKIPTSLANALIHYATTNITPQQTLKEISVSARVLAKKSPCNFLVFGLGHDSLMWTGLNHGGRTVFLEEDESWIGQIQQRLPTLESYHVVYDTKVHQADELMKLGMHEECKAVSDPRFSKCQLSLKGFPNDIYDIEWDLIMVDAPTGYHDDAPGRMSAIYTAGLMARNKEEGETDVFVHDVDRVVEDKFSKAFLCEGYLREQEGRIRHFNIPSYRARLDRPFCP
- the LOC109012353 gene encoding uncharacterized protein LOC109012353, which encodes MGRAKRELMSSAPWRGEEEAAEEFRDAKLKVTKQPGAEPVMHVPRRKNDKSKRHDLEDDDSLVEIDPQLRYSFQRNYQFLQRVFSIDTVVKPLPPAMAYNISRNLSFFTRIFTQFFDPEGIEKAQKSLGIGQEEKARRVR
- the LOC109012352 gene encoding uncharacterized protein LOC109012352: MEVKLSERRDLLPFIKLLPKPTFPSQSSSVLSFHNNFRGFAQKWRFRIQEISKAEQPTKHYLVHVIKEGETLTSISKQYGVSIHAIAAANKSIKDVDILFGGQHLNIPSATRDTPVVRTVIIWLRGLKLRENHLGSLNILDGLLEQRSFNVLSSHYLPHAKTTGYFLVLVPLVAFCIRLILDAFHTRVAGELKDEVASESECQHHRCRSMRWKSVLSDIEEIDSVDAELSPHSNNHSEAQSQVSFEEMSHAYNKLEQDYQKFLSDCGMKESGHWRGGSPE